Proteins encoded by one window of Trichoplusia ni isolate ovarian cell line Hi5 chromosome 23 unlocalized genomic scaffold, tn1 tig00002085_group22, whole genome shotgun sequence:
- the LOC113506704 gene encoding LOW QUALITY PROTEIN: CCA tRNA nucleotidyltransferase 1, mitochondrial-like (The sequence of the model RefSeq protein was modified relative to this genomic sequence to represent the inferred CDS: inserted 1 base in 1 codon; deleted 1 base in 1 codon): protein MYAASLRILKQVISQQRTYAKSKTFNLRILRSKIDMELKSRENPVVLKLESEEFKSIFTPEVAALKSLFDKYKYEIRVAGGAVRDLLMGLNPKDLDFATTATPQEMKDMFTTENIRMINANGEKHGTITARINDKESFEVTTLRVDIVTDGRHAEVIFTTDWKLDANRRDLTINSMFLGFDGSVYDYFFGYEDLKKERIAFVGDSDKRIKEDYLRIMRYFRFYGKIADKPDNHEEEILKVIKNNVGGLQNISGERIWCELKKMLQGNYAGSLLKTMIDVDVGKYMGLPSNPNLEELERVMKRAEHLNLHPMSYLAALLTDLDQVTVLHSRLKFSSYDRDLAYFLVEHRVDKVAARPLLPYEKLVLNTKIKQKDAIEYVXEVLKYRGDENLLEQFNKWEVPRFPISGKMLKEAGVPPGRMY from the exons ATGTATGCTGCATCTTTACGGATATTAAAGCAAGTGATTTCTCAGCAAAGG ACGTATGCCAAGAGTAAAACATTTAATCTTCGCATATTAAGGTCAAAAATAGATATGGAACTTAAAAGCCGGGAGAATCCTGTTGTTCTTAAGTTAGAATCAGAAGAATTCAAAAGTATATTTACACCTGAAGTTGCGGCGCTAAAAAGCttgtttgataaatataaatatgaaatacgaGTCGCTGGAGGTGCTGTCag GGATCTGTTAATGGGACTGAATCCTAAAGACCTTGATTTTGCTACCACAGCAACTCCACAAGAGATGAAAGACATGTTTACAACTGAAAATATCAGAATGATCAATGCTAATGGTGAGAAACATGGAACAATCACAGCTAGGATTAATGACAAAGAGAGCTTTGAAGTGACAACTCTGAGGGTGGATATAGTCACTGATGGCCGCCATGCTGAAGTCATCTTCACTACAGATTGGAAACTAGATGCTAATAGAAGGGACCTTACTATTAATTCCATGTTCTTAG GTTTTGATGGCTCTGTATATGACTACTTTTTTGGATAtgaagattta aaaaaagaaagaattgCATTTGTTGGTGATTCAGACAAGAGAATCAAAGAAGATTATTTAAGGATTATGAGGTATTTTCGGTTCTATGGCAAGATAGCAGACAAGCCAGACAACCATGAGGAGGAGATCCTCAAAGTTATAAAGAACAATGTTGGAGGACTGCAAAATATATCAGGTGAAAGAATATGGTGTGAACTGAAGAAAATGCTGCAAGGGAACTATGCAGGAAGTCTGTTGAAGACAATGATTGATGTAGATGTTGGAAAATACATgg GATTACCATCAAATCCAAACCTAGAAGAACTGGAAAGAGTAATGAAGAGGGCTGAGCACCTCAACCTGCACCCAATGAGTTACCTGGCAGCTCTGCTCACAGACCTGGATCAAGTTACTGTGCTTCACAGCAGGCTCAAGTTTTCCAGCTATGACAGGGACCTAGCCTACTTCTTGGTAGAACACAGAGTAGACAAGGTTGCAGCAAGACCATTACT ACCTTATGAAAAGCTGGTTttgaatactaaaattaaacaaaaagatGCAATTGAATATG aggaagttttaaaatacagaGGAGATGAAAATCTTTTAGAACAGTTCAACAAATGGGAAGTGCCCCGGTTTCCCATCAGTGGGAAAATGTTAAAAGAGGCAGGTGTCCCACCTGGCAGGATGTAT